A single window of Caldimicrobium thiodismutans DNA harbors:
- the polA gene encoding DNA polymerase I translates to MSPPEAILKHKALLIDGSSFIYRAYYAITGYLATSKGLPTKAIFGVTQMLLKILKEWDPEIIVWFMDEKGPTYRHIQYEEYKATRPGMPDDLKIQIPYIKKIVTALGIPVISAEGFEADDLICSFIKTFPIPLLMVAPDKDLLSLINERVVAFDPIRDSFMDMESFQQKYGFLPSSFPDFRALAGDPSDNIKGIPGIGEKTACELIKKFQTLENLYAHLEEITPPKLKEKLKEHKDLVFRNLELMKLREDAPLPSTELSFYHRKAPDLRELKRLFKEFEFRKFLKEFPFPEEELSFSLEETSPQKLLEILKRENPPRISLYFEKQAPTLFGQVDFTLGIAISPHRVYKSLFNSKLWEALKEKEVFLFDYKGLLHEIGDNLNKPRDVKILAYLLNPGLKNYDLSNLAFEYLDFTLKEGANSSQKSILLYLLGEELEKETKNEGLWEWFVKVEGPLSEVLYSMEKNGIRIDVEYVKKLKADFSQKIREIEEKLFALAGTTFNPRSSQEVAVILFEKLRLPKIKKTQKSAKPSTDAEVLEELSNSHPIVPLLLEYRTLYKLQSTYLEVFLKELSSGKDRLHTEFNPTGTATGRLSSQKPNLQNIPIKGEEGLAIRRAFIAEEGFHILSLDYSQIELRILAHFSQDPNLVRAFELGEDIHSYTASEVFGVPPDKITPEMRRVAKVINFGIAYGMSPYGLSKELKIDPASAEAYIRKYFTRYPGVKEYIDKTIEFAKTHGFVYTLAGRKRFIPEIFSPNRNVRELGQRMAVNTPIQGSAADLIKTAMVALFRALEREKLKTRILLQVHDELLLEAPLEEIERVSTLAVSIMENPFPHLGLDLKLSVPIKVNVSSGKSWADCK, encoded by the coding sequence ATGAGTCCTCCTGAGGCAATCCTTAAGCACAAAGCCCTACTCATTGATGGAAGCTCCTTTATCTATAGAGCCTATTATGCCATTACAGGTTATCTGGCAACTTCAAAGGGGCTTCCCACTAAAGCCATCTTTGGGGTAACCCAGATGCTTTTAAAGATCCTTAAGGAGTGGGATCCTGAAATTATAGTCTGGTTTATGGATGAAAAAGGGCCAACTTATAGACATATCCAGTATGAAGAATACAAAGCAACAAGACCAGGCATGCCGGATGACTTAAAGATTCAAATACCTTACATCAAAAAAATTGTCACTGCTCTTGGGATACCTGTAATCTCTGCAGAGGGTTTTGAGGCAGATGATCTGATATGTAGTTTTATTAAAACCTTTCCCATTCCTCTGCTTATGGTGGCCCCAGACAAAGACCTTCTATCTCTGATAAACGAGAGGGTGGTAGCCTTTGATCCTATCAGAGATTCTTTTATGGATATGGAGAGCTTTCAGCAAAAATATGGCTTTCTTCCCTCCTCTTTCCCCGATTTCAGGGCTTTAGCAGGAGATCCCTCTGACAATATAAAGGGTATTCCAGGAATTGGTGAAAAAACTGCCTGCGAGCTTATTAAAAAGTTTCAAACCTTAGAAAATCTTTATGCCCATCTTGAGGAAATTACCCCTCCCAAGTTAAAGGAAAAACTCAAAGAGCATAAAGACCTTGTTTTCAGAAACCTTGAGCTTATGAAACTTAGAGAAGATGCCCCTCTTCCATCAACGGAGCTCTCATTTTATCATCGAAAAGCCCCAGACTTACGAGAACTGAAAAGACTTTTTAAGGAATTTGAATTTCGAAAATTTTTAAAGGAGTTCCCCTTTCCTGAGGAAGAATTAAGCTTTTCTCTTGAAGAAACTTCTCCTCAAAAACTCCTTGAGATTTTAAAAAGGGAAAATCCACCCAGAATTAGCCTTTACTTTGAAAAGCAAGCTCCTACTCTATTTGGTCAGGTAGATTTCACCCTTGGAATCGCCATTTCACCTCACAGGGTCTATAAATCTCTTTTTAACTCCAAACTTTGGGAGGCTCTAAAAGAAAAAGAGGTCTTTCTTTTTGACTATAAAGGGCTTCTACATGAGATTGGAGATAATCTTAATAAGCCAAGGGATGTCAAAATATTAGCCTATCTTTTAAACCCCGGGTTAAAAAACTATGACCTATCCAATCTTGCCTTTGAATACTTAGACTTTACCCTTAAAGAGGGAGCCAATTCTTCCCAAAAATCCATCCTTTTATATCTCCTGGGTGAAGAGCTTGAAAAAGAAACAAAGAATGAAGGTCTATGGGAGTGGTTTGTGAAGGTTGAGGGTCCTTTAAGTGAGGTCCTCTACTCCATGGAAAAAAATGGAATTCGCATAGATGTGGAATATGTGAAAAAATTAAAGGCTGATTTTTCTCAAAAAATAAGAGAAATAGAAGAAAAACTCTTTGCTTTAGCTGGAACTACCTTTAATCCACGATCCTCTCAGGAAGTAGCGGTCATTCTCTTTGAAAAATTGAGACTTCCAAAGATAAAAAAAACTCAGAAAAGTGCTAAACCATCAACAGATGCTGAGGTCCTGGAGGAACTTTCTAATTCTCATCCCATAGTTCCTCTTTTATTGGAATATCGGACCCTATACAAACTTCAAAGCACCTATCTGGAAGTTTTTCTAAAAGAGCTTTCATCTGGTAAGGACCGCCTTCACACAGAGTTCAATCCCACAGGCACTGCCACAGGGAGGTTAAGCTCTCAAAAGCCAAATCTTCAAAATATTCCTATAAAAGGGGAAGAGGGCTTGGCTATCCGAAGAGCCTTTATTGCAGAGGAGGGCTTTCACATACTTAGCTTAGATTATTCCCAGATAGAGCTCAGAATCCTTGCCCATTTTTCACAGGATCCAAATCTCGTAAGAGCCTTTGAATTAGGAGAGGACATTCATAGCTATACAGCAAGTGAGGTCTTTGGAGTTCCTCCTGATAAAATAACTCCAGAGATGCGAAGGGTTGCCAAGGTAATAAACTTTGGCATAGCTTATGGGATGAGTCCTTACGGGCTAAGTAAAGAGCTCAAGATTGACCCAGCCTCAGCTGAGGCTTACATTAGAAAATACTTTACCCGCTACCCAGGAGTGAAAGAATACATTGATAAGACTATCGAATTTGCAAAAACGCATGGATTTGTCTACACCTTAGCGGGAAGAAAGAGATTTATTCCTGAAATCTTTAGTCCCAATAGAAATGTCAGGGAACTTGGCCAAAGAATGGCAGTAAATACCCCTATTCAGGGCTCAGCTGCAGATCTTATTAAAACCGCAATGGTTGCCCTATTCAGGGCTTTAGAGAGAGAAAAACTTAAAACTCGAATCCTTTTACAGGTCCACGATGAATTACTCCTTGAGGCACCCCTTGAAGAAATTGAAAGAGTTTCTACTCTTGCAGTCTCTATTATGGAAAATCCATTTCCCCATTTAGGCTTGGATTTAAAACTTTCAGTTCCCATTAAAGTGAATGTTTCTTCTGGAAAATCCTGGGCAGACTGCAAGTGA
- a CDS encoding tetratricopeptide repeat protein, which produces MNEKKVEEISALKLALELCQKAHEAWIKGNTLDALSSYEQALEIFSELGRLTEMANVLEKIGDIYQLRQKFDQALRAYKACLDICENFEDEISTSIIAEKIVFAYKEKGNYAKMIPYLHRILEIAEKYRDPHRAGRALTGLGDAYLHLGKVDSAKEAYSLALKIFKGMGAIEQTKLLEEHLKALEKNESS; this is translated from the coding sequence ATGAATGAAAAAAAAGTTGAAGAGATTTCTGCCTTAAAATTGGCCCTGGAGCTCTGTCAAAAGGCTCATGAGGCCTGGATCAAAGGCAACACCCTTGATGCCTTAAGTTCCTATGAACAGGCCCTTGAAATCTTCAGTGAGCTTGGAAGACTTACAGAAATGGCTAATGTTCTTGAAAAAATTGGAGATATCTATCAACTGAGGCAAAAGTTTGATCAGGCCTTAAGGGCTTATAAGGCCTGTCTTGACATCTGCGAAAACTTTGAAGATGAGATCAGCACAAGCATTATCGCTGAAAAGATTGTCTTTGCCTATAAAGAAAAAGGGAATTATGCTAAGATGATCCCCTATTTACATCGGATACTTGAGATTGCTGAAAAATATAGAGACCCCCACAGAGCAGGAAGGGCCTTAACAGGTCTTGGAGATGCCTATCTTCATCTTGGAAAAGTTGATTCAGCAAAAGAAGCTTATTCCCTTGCGCTTAAAATTTTTAAAGGGATGGGGGCTATAGAGCAGACTAAACTCCTTGAAGAGCATCTCAAGGCCCTTGAAAAAAATGAGTCCTCCTGA
- a CDS encoding DVU0298 family protein, which translates to MKLKIPKPPLCPFCGRLIPKPTFLPIGFSDYEAGICECGAVYVADVTGFSRGAVFLEALLIACGGDLDLALDLIPEEDYQEIWLENYDPESHTLPPESHYEGRKIKGALCFIKLANDLEELKSRERAKALSKKEIETHWTLSPQFKKRLTRKEAENLLLENRKEELLAYSLSEPLNLQTIQKLLYHPEETMRKKASVSIGYISNYLSQRDPERVLDFLKRLLYASADSAASPWGAIEAVGEIIRETETRYIFFVKNLFGFLAYPEYETSVLYALMRMAEKNPFALKKGPYLRLLNIFKKAKPLAQALIIKIFTYLKGKELLSYKEHLQPEKVSLFDYDTLSFKEVYLKDLWKTYEKTATTKEHQNE; encoded by the coding sequence ATGAAACTAAAGATTCCTAAGCCCCCACTCTGTCCCTTTTGCGGAAGGCTCATTCCTAAGCCTACTTTTCTACCCATCGGGTTTTCTGATTACGAGGCAGGGATCTGCGAATGCGGTGCAGTCTATGTTGCGGATGTGACAGGCTTTAGCCGTGGAGCAGTTTTTTTAGAGGCTCTGCTTATTGCTTGCGGAGGAGACCTTGATCTTGCCCTTGACCTTATTCCAGAAGAGGATTATCAGGAGATTTGGCTTGAAAATTATGATCCCGAAAGTCATACCCTTCCCCCTGAGTCCCATTATGAGGGAAGAAAGATTAAAGGTGCCCTCTGTTTCATCAAACTCGCTAATGACCTTGAGGAGCTCAAGTCCAGGGAAAGAGCTAAAGCTCTCTCTAAGAAAGAAATTGAAACACACTGGACTCTATCCCCTCAATTCAAAAAACGCTTAACCAGAAAGGAAGCAGAAAATCTACTTCTTGAGAATCGCAAGGAAGAGCTCCTTGCCTATAGCCTTTCTGAACCCTTAAATCTCCAAACCATACAAAAACTTCTTTATCATCCTGAAGAAACCATGCGAAAAAAGGCTTCTGTTTCTATTGGATACATATCAAATTATCTTTCTCAAAGAGATCCAGAAAGGGTCCTTGATTTTCTAAAAAGGCTACTTTATGCCAGTGCTGATTCAGCTGCCTCCCCCTGGGGAGCTATTGAAGCAGTAGGAGAGATTATCAGAGAGACTGAGACCCGTTATATCTTTTTTGTTAAGAATCTCTTTGGCTTTCTTGCCTATCCAGAGTATGAGACTTCAGTCCTTTACGCCTTGATGCGAATGGCTGAAAAAAATCCATTTGCCTTAAAAAAAGGGCCCTATCTGAGGCTTCTAAACATCTTTAAAAAAGCAAAACCCCTGGCACAAGCCCTAATTATCAAAATTTTTACCTATCTTAAAGGGAAGGAACTTCTCTCTTACAAGGAACACCTTCAACCTGAAAAAGTATCCCTCTTTGATTATGATACCCTGAGTTTTAAAGAAGTTTATCTTAAAGATCTCTGGAAAACCTATGAAAAAACTGCAACCACAAAGGAGCATCAGAATGAATGA
- a CDS encoding tetratricopeptide repeat protein yields the protein MEQEEILKTLKKEAMENPHAVWAQHRLAIAYLNFGKLQEAKEAFKKVLKLDPYHFEAMVNLGVILAREGELEEAKKAFTFTLKFYPHSAEAWNNLGLIEFQLGNLESAEECYKKAIEINPQNPSPYINLSTVLIGLERYDEAISYLERALEISPQIATAYNNLAVAYYFKGEREKAKVFLEKAKAMNYHVNPEFERLLYETKDS from the coding sequence ATGGAGCAAGAAGAGATTTTAAAAACCTTAAAAAAAGAGGCCATGGAAAACCCTCATGCGGTTTGGGCTCAGCATCGTTTAGCCATAGCTTACCTCAATTTTGGGAAATTGCAAGAAGCCAAAGAGGCCTTTAAGAAGGTTTTAAAACTTGATCCCTATCATTTTGAGGCCATGGTTAATCTGGGAGTGATACTGGCTCGTGAAGGAGAGCTTGAAGAGGCTAAAAAGGCCTTTACCTTTACCCTTAAGTTTTACCCTCATTCAGCTGAGGCCTGGAACAACTTAGGATTGATAGAATTTCAATTGGGAAATCTGGAATCCGCTGAAGAATGTTATAAAAAGGCCATTGAAATTAATCCTCAAAATCCCTCTCCTTATATAAATCTCTCCACAGTTCTTATTGGGCTTGAAAGATATGATGAGGCTATTTCCTATCTTGAAAGGGCCTTAGAAATTTCACCTCAAATTGCAACAGCCTACAACAACCTGGCAGTTGCTTATTACTTTAAAGGTGAAAGGGAAAAGGCTAAAGTTTTTTTGGAAAAGGCAAAGGCTATGAACTATCATGTAAATCCGGAGTTTGAAAGGCTTCTCTATGAAACTAAAGATTCCTAA
- the mltG gene encoding endolytic transglycosylase MltG encodes MKFSRDKKIIALLLIVFHLFLFTGLYWEGLEPVTQEKKVQARIVEIEKGEGLFSIARKLKKEGLIRSVPVFMIEAFRKGVYKDFKAGEYALYPNQTLEEIFEVLKKGKIYLHRVTVIEGATLWEVAETLEKNNICSKNEFLKLAQDQKFLKDLGLPGPSLEGYLYPETYFFAKKTDPHLVIKVMTDKFKEVWRDLEGLALKSRLSMREIVTLASIVEKEAFYEAEKPIIAAVYLNRLKKGMPLQADPTINYALKDFRRLTYRDYYTVKSPYNTYLHNELPPTPIGNPSKSSLLAVLKPAKVPYLFFVASGDGRHIFSRTYKEHLSAIARIRAPQSQLEQTSPDNGTSAKAQKVSLDDELPINDKVLKPL; translated from the coding sequence ATGAAGTTCTCAAGAGATAAGAAGATAATTGCCCTTTTGTTAATAGTTTTTCATCTGTTTTTATTCACAGGTCTTTATTGGGAAGGTCTTGAGCCTGTTACACAAGAAAAGAAGGTTCAGGCTCGTATTGTTGAGATAGAAAAAGGGGAAGGTCTTTTTTCTATTGCCCGAAAGCTTAAGAAGGAAGGGCTCATAAGAAGTGTGCCTGTCTTTATGATTGAGGCTTTCAGAAAAGGCGTTTATAAAGATTTTAAAGCTGGAGAATATGCTCTTTATCCAAATCAAACCTTAGAAGAAATATTTGAGGTTTTAAAAAAGGGAAAGATTTATTTACACAGAGTCACTGTTATAGAGGGAGCAACCCTCTGGGAAGTTGCAGAAACTTTGGAGAAAAATAACATCTGTTCCAAAAATGAGTTTTTAAAACTTGCTCAGGATCAAAAATTTTTAAAAGATCTTGGCCTTCCAGGACCAAGCCTTGAAGGATATCTCTATCCAGAGACCTATTTCTTTGCCAAAAAAACAGATCCCCATTTAGTAATTAAGGTGATGACGGATAAATTTAAAGAGGTCTGGAGAGATCTTGAAGGGCTTGCCCTTAAAAGTAGATTATCCATGAGAGAGATAGTAACTCTTGCCTCTATTGTAGAAAAAGAGGCTTTTTATGAAGCGGAAAAGCCTATTATTGCTGCTGTTTACTTAAATCGCCTTAAGAAAGGCATGCCTCTTCAGGCAGACCCTACTATAAATTATGCTTTAAAGGATTTCAGAAGACTCACTTATAGAGATTATTATACGGTAAAAAGCCCTTATAACACCTATCTTCATAATGAGCTACCGCCTACCCCTATTGGAAATCCTTCTAAATCAAGTCTTTTAGCAGTTTTGAAGCCAGCTAAGGTGCCTTATTTGTTTTTTGTTGCAAGTGGAGATGGAAGACATATTTTTTCAAGAACCTATAAAGAACACCTTTCAGCTATTGCCAGAATAAGAGCCCCTCAGAGTCAGTTAGAACAAACAAGCCCTGATAACGGCACTTCGGCTAAGGCTCAGAAGGTGTCTCTTGATGATGAGCTTCCCATAAATGATAAAGTTTTAAAACCTCTTTAA
- the rsmA gene encoding 16S rRNA (adenine(1518)-N(6)/adenine(1519)-N(6))-dimethyltransferase RsmA → MPVRLKKRFGQHLLVSSGILSKIAELANPEEGDIFVEIGPGTGLLTKELLKYPIKKLFLIELDAEMVDYLQKNLKDERIVIIQDNAVSFNYNNLNERKLKIIGNLPYNVASLIVENVIYYYSLIPTALFLVQKEVAEKWLSGKSWLSLFIQTFYDLEYLMTIPPRFFKPPPKVNSALLRFNLLQKAKIEDLKNYKKFLTRLYEGKRKMLRKKFSKDLFVSAGINEFLRAENLTLKEVLKLYHLWEAHHQETPSEP, encoded by the coding sequence ATGCCTGTAAGATTAAAAAAGCGCTTTGGTCAGCATCTCCTTGTCTCTTCAGGCATCCTCTCTAAGATAGCAGAACTTGCTAATCCAGAAGAGGGTGATATCTTTGTAGAAATTGGTCCCGGCACAGGCCTTCTCACTAAAGAGCTTCTCAAATATCCCATTAAAAAACTCTTTCTTATTGAACTTGACGCGGAAATGGTTGATTATTTACAAAAAAATTTAAAAGACGAGAGAATAGTTATAATTCAAGATAATGCAGTATCCTTTAATTATAATAATCTTAATGAGAGGAAACTTAAAATAATAGGGAATCTTCCTTACAATGTAGCCAGTCTTATAGTGGAAAATGTTATATATTATTACTCCCTTATCCCAACAGCTCTTTTTCTTGTTCAGAAAGAGGTTGCAGAAAAATGGCTTTCTGGTAAGTCCTGGCTATCTCTGTTTATACAGACCTTTTATGATCTTGAGTATCTTATGACTATTCCTCCCCGCTTTTTTAAACCCCCTCCTAAGGTTAATTCTGCCCTTTTGAGATTTAATCTGCTCCAAAAAGCAAAAATTGAGGATCTCAAAAATTATAAAAAATTTTTAACCCGCCTTTATGAGGGCAAAAGAAAGATGTTGCGTAAGAAATTTTCTAAAGATTTATTTGTAAGTGCTGGAATTAACGAGTTTTTAAGAGCTGAAAATCTTACACTTAAAGAGGTTTTAAAACTTTATCATTTATGGGAAGCTCATCATCAAGAGACACCTTCTGAGCCTTAG
- a CDS encoding universal stress protein, which translates to MGIKRILYPVRYWEMGYRGLLEILALKKAGLEEIILLHVIPREEVSYVPFGGFLKERALELAESAKLKFQDWDKDIQKAGLQSRFLVEIGDPLVKILEVAEDVSADLLVIGKQKREKLFVSEITQQLINRSKIPVLVYCHSLLKEPEEKPIILENIQIFKRPVLATDFSKNSLKARDFILYIKPLIKKIYIVYIIKSEEISGLQEEEIHALEERMKNQLKEFFQPLRDQGIEGDIFLGLGENPANEILEFVREKEASLIVLGKTGKGFLEKLFMGSVTSHLLKASEFPLLIVP; encoded by the coding sequence ATGGGCATAAAACGAATTCTCTATCCGGTAAGGTATTGGGAAATGGGATATAGAGGCCTCCTCGAAATTTTAGCCTTAAAAAAGGCAGGGCTTGAAGAAATAATTCTTTTGCATGTTATCCCCCGGGAGGAGGTTTCTTATGTTCCCTTTGGGGGTTTTTTAAAGGAGAGGGCGCTGGAATTAGCTGAATCTGCCAAATTAAAATTTCAGGACTGGGATAAGGATATCCAAAAAGCAGGCTTACAAAGCAGATTCCTCGTAGAAATTGGAGACCCTTTGGTCAAGATTCTTGAGGTTGCTGAAGATGTATCAGCAGATCTTCTTGTCATAGGGAAACAAAAAAGGGAAAAACTTTTTGTATCTGAGATTACTCAACAATTAATAAATCGCTCTAAAATTCCTGTTCTTGTTTATTGTCATAGCCTCCTCAAAGAACCTGAGGAAAAACCTATAATTCTTGAAAATATCCAAATCTTCAAAAGACCCGTTTTGGCTACGGACTTTTCTAAAAATTCCCTCAAAGCAAGGGATTTCATCTTATATATAAAGCCTCTCATAAAAAAAATTTATATAGTATACATAATAAAAAGTGAGGAAATATCAGGCTTGCAGGAAGAGGAAATTCACGCCCTGGAAGAAAGAATGAAAAACCAACTAAAGGAATTTTTTCAACCCTTGAGGGATCAAGGAATAGAGGGAGATATTTTCCTTGGTCTCGGGGAGAATCCAGCTAATGAAATCCTTGAATTTGTCCGGGAAAAAGAAGCAAGCCTCATAGTTCTTGGAAAAACTGGTAAAGGCTTCTTAGAAAAACTCTTTATGGGAAGTGTAACCTCTCACCTGTTAAAGGCTTCTGAATTTCCCCTCCTAATAGTCCCTTAG
- a CDS encoding sodium:proton antiporter: MIPKSYLYVKLLGMSSLGEKLPLISILPFAGILLSISLFPIIAPRFWHKHFGKISLFWAILSALPLLYLSPKGTFHEILHVLLAEYIPFILLLSSLYIISGNIYLQGNFSGTPLFNTIYLLTGTLLASLMGTTGASIVLIRPLLRANAWRKNKAYIFVFFIFLVSNIGGSLTPLGDPPLFLGFLKGVPFFWTLNLFPSMLLCVFSLLVLFYLIDTINFKKEKERFPKDLKKKTFLILGWYNLFFLVGVPITILLSANFHLPGIHVFGIERPLNEIFRDIFFVLLAGVSFFITPREIREKNEFTLFPIKEVAILFFGIFIAMLPAISILQAGERGVLNPLISKLNEPAHYFWITGLLSAFLDNAPTYLTFLSTCLGKFYPGLPEKEAIVNLIQNYPKYLLAISEGAVFFGALTYIGNAPNFMVRSIAEEKGITMPSFFGYLLKYSIPILIPLFILLTLIFYRG, from the coding sequence ATGATTCCCAAATCATATCTTTATGTTAAACTTTTAGGTATGAGTAGTCTTGGGGAGAAATTACCTTTAATATCTATTCTTCCCTTTGCAGGAATCCTTCTTTCTATCTCCCTTTTCCCCATTATTGCCCCACGATTCTGGCATAAACACTTCGGAAAAATTTCTCTCTTTTGGGCCATTCTCTCAGCCCTTCCCCTTCTATATCTTTCTCCCAAGGGAACCTTCCATGAGATACTTCATGTTTTACTTGCAGAATATATCCCCTTTATCCTTCTTCTTTCCTCCCTTTATATCATTTCTGGCAATATCTATCTTCAGGGAAATTTTTCAGGGACCCCTCTTTTTAATACCATTTATCTACTCACAGGCACTCTTCTTGCTTCCCTTATGGGCACAACTGGTGCTTCTATTGTGTTAATAAGACCACTTTTGCGAGCCAATGCCTGGAGAAAAAATAAAGCTTATATCTTTGTTTTTTTTATTTTTCTTGTGTCAAATATTGGTGGTTCTTTAACTCCTCTTGGGGATCCGCCTCTTTTTCTCGGCTTTCTTAAAGGAGTTCCCTTTTTCTGGACTCTCAATCTTTTTCCCTCTATGCTTCTCTGTGTATTTTCCCTTCTGGTCCTCTTTTATCTCATAGATACTATTAACTTTAAAAAGGAAAAAGAGCGCTTTCCAAAAGATTTAAAAAAGAAAACCTTTCTAATTCTTGGCTGGTATAACCTTTTTTTCCTCGTAGGGGTGCCTATAACCATTCTCCTTTCCGCTAATTTTCATCTCCCCGGAATACATGTATTTGGTATAGAAAGGCCTCTCAATGAGATATTCAGGGATATATTTTTTGTTCTCCTTGCAGGAGTCTCCTTTTTTATCACCCCCAGGGAGATTCGTGAAAAAAATGAATTCACCCTTTTTCCTATTAAGGAGGTAGCCATCTTATTTTTTGGGATCTTTATAGCCATGCTTCCTGCCATAAGCATTCTTCAGGCAGGAGAAAGGGGGGTCTTAAATCCTTTAATTTCAAAGCTTAATGAACCTGCTCATTACTTCTGGATAACAGGGCTTCTTTCAGCCTTTCTGGACAATGCTCCTACTTATCTTACTTTTTTAAGCACCTGCCTTGGAAAATTTTACCCTGGCTTACCCGAAAAAGAAGCCATAGTCAACCTGATTCAAAATTATCCTAAGTACCTCCTTGCTATCTCTGAAGGGGCAGTATTTTTTGGAGCCCTTACCTATATTGGAAATGCCCCGAACTTCATGGTAAGATCCATAGCTGAAGAAAAAGGTATAACTATGCCAAGTTTTTTCGGCTACCTCCTGAAATACTCAATCCCCATATTAATTCCCCTTTTTATATTATTAACTTTAATATTTTACAGAGGTTAA
- a CDS encoding peptidylprolyl isomerase, giving the protein MFEFLRKGATSLFAKIFLAIIIIVFVFWGIGYFGTSDRNLVAEVDGEKINLKEFQEYYNFKFFQLKQAFGEVSSEDLKKMRFKEMALQELIRIKLTQRIAQDLGLKITQEEINLAISQLPFFQQEGRFNPSAYLAFLREMGLTPATFERILKADLLEQKLKGLLIAPILVSQDEVLEFAKFYHQKITLQEFILTMESCQREVKGDEKALESYFNAHRDLYVEEEKIKIAYYIIPFTGEVEVSEEEIKNYYAQNLNRFREPFKVKLRRIVIPGVDANAEKKAQEIKTQIKDLKDFAVFGSKTSEWFEDQALSQELKNILKLAKKGDILGPLKTSQGFTILGVEEVQPERVAKLEEVRDKIVSEIKKVKLRDRAKNHANAIYTKVVAENGLTKWGEKNQIKLEETGYLTQEELAKIFASRETANKIFKQGKGDYFSPLETEKAIYLVEILDKKPRRNLSFEEAKERVKNDYLKEKGRELCEGKVKSFLGKAKGQGNPIQIAQEMGFKEETKEILRKDLPEKLIQRGLPGLIEEPIITEEAIKIYYLQRIENSQQTFSLEELHTLRSLLLEKKREEVLKKYLEGYQKRAKIKVYPLFQQI; this is encoded by the coding sequence ATGTTTGAATTTCTTAGAAAAGGCGCAACTTCCCTTTTTGCCAAGATCTTTTTGGCAATCATAATTATTGTTTTTGTCTTCTGGGGTATCGGCTATTTTGGTACATCCGATAGAAATCTGGTAGCCGAAGTAGATGGAGAGAAGATTAACCTTAAAGAATTTCAAGAGTATTATAATTTTAAGTTTTTTCAGTTAAAACAGGCCTTCGGAGAGGTCTCAAGCGAAGATCTTAAAAAAATGAGATTCAAAGAAATGGCTTTGCAAGAGCTTATTAGAATAAAGCTTACCCAAAGAATTGCCCAAGACCTTGGCTTAAAGATAACCCAGGAAGAGATAAACTTGGCTATTTCGCAGCTTCCCTTTTTTCAGCAAGAGGGAAGGTTCAATCCCTCAGCTTATCTTGCCTTTTTACGGGAGATGGGGTTAACTCCTGCCACCTTTGAGAGGATCCTTAAGGCAGATCTCCTTGAGCAAAAATTAAAAGGTCTTTTAATAGCTCCAATTCTTGTCTCCCAGGATGAAGTTCTTGAATTTGCAAAATTTTATCATCAAAAGATTACCCTCCAGGAATTTATCCTCACAATGGAATCCTGTCAGAGAGAGGTCAAGGGGGATGAAAAGGCTTTAGAAAGTTATTTCAATGCCCATAGAGATCTTTATGTGGAAGAGGAAAAGATAAAAATCGCTTATTATATAATTCCCTTTACCGGGGAGGTTGAGGTTTCAGAGGAAGAGATCAAAAACTACTATGCTCAAAATTTAAATCGATTCAGGGAACCCTTTAAAGTAAAATTGAGAAGAATCGTTATTCCTGGGGTTGATGCCAATGCTGAGAAGAAGGCTCAGGAAATAAAAACTCAGATAAAGGATCTAAAGGATTTTGCAGTTTTTGGCTCTAAGACCTCTGAATGGTTTGAAGATCAGGCGCTTTCTCAGGAACTAAAAAACATTTTAAAGTTAGCCAAAAAAGGAGATATCTTAGGTCCTTTAAAGACCTCTCAGGGATTTACTATCCTTGGAGTTGAAGAGGTTCAACCTGAACGAGTGGCAAAGCTTGAAGAGGTAAGAGATAAGATTGTGAGTGAAATAAAAAAGGTTAAGCTCAGGGATAGGGCAAAAAATCACGCTAATGCAATTTACACAAAAGTTGTGGCTGAAAATGGGCTGACTAAGTGGGGTGAAAAAAATCAGATCAAACTTGAGGAAACTGGATATCTTACTCAGGAAGAACTTGCCAAAATTTTTGCCTCTCGCGAAACCGCTAATAAAATTTTTAAACAAGGAAAGGGTGATTATTTCTCTCCCCTTGAGACCGAAAAGGCTATTTATTTAGTTGAGATACTGGATAAGAAACCCAGGAGAAATCTGTCCTTTGAAGAGGCAAAGGAAAGGGTTAAAAATGATTACTTAAAGGAAAAGGGAAGAGAACTCTGTGAAGGAAAGGTAAAGAGCTTTTTGGGAAAGGCAAAAGGGCAGGGGAATCCTATTCAGATAGCCCAAGAAATGGGTTTTAAAGAAGAGACCAAAGAGATTTTGAGAAAGGATTTACCTGAGAAATTAATTCAACGAGGACTCCCTGGTTTAATAGAAGAACCTATTATAACAGAGGAAGCTATAAAAATTTATTACCTTCAACGGATTGAGAATTCTCAGCAGACCTTCAGCTTAGAGGAATTACATACCCTTCGCAGTCTTTTACTTGAGAAAAAGAGAGAAGAGGTCTTAAAGAAGTATTTGGAAGGCTATCAAAAGAGGGCAAAGATTAAGGTTTATCCTCTTTTTCAGCAGATTTAG